AGAGTGCCCAATTATTTGATATAAGTGGAGATAAAATGCAGCTTATCCTGGATTTCCCAACCATTGGAGAACCGCATTATGCCCAAGGAGTTTCGGCCGCCAAAATCAATAAAAACTCAACCAAATTCTTCAAAATTGATGAAAATGAAAACGCCTATGTTGCCAAAGGAGAAGGAAAGGCAAAAGTGGAAAGAAAAGGCAATGAAGTTCATGTTTACATGACTGCAATTCGTTCTCACTTTGCACCTGACAATATCGAAGGCGTAAAAATGGGGGATATTGTGTACTTCCATGTTACCAACCTAGAACAAGATTGGGATGTTCCACATGGATTTGCCGTAAAAGGCGCCTCCAATGCCGAACTATTAATCATGCCAGGTGAAACTCAAACTTTGAAATGGGTGCCGGATAAAGTTGGAATTTTCCCTATGTATTGCACTGACTTTTGCAGCGCCTTGCACCAGGAAATGCAAGGGTATGTTCGGGTATCACCGGCCTCTAGCAAAGTTCCATTAAGTTATTCTACCGGCAAAACCAATACAGAGCCGGCCACCAATTAACAACCTCCACACACAACCGGGTGGGATCTTTACCTGACCTTTCTTTGTCAAATTGAATACAGGCAATTGTCAGGTAATTTAAGTTAGGTTTCCTTTTTAACCCTATGGGAAACCTAACTTAAACCCACTCTTATTTTTGAGGTTGGGCTAATCTTTCATCCTCCAAATGTCTAAAGCCTTTCCAAATGGGAAGTCCGGACCTTTCCAAGCATCCAATTTTCGATATAAACCAACTTATTTTCTACTTGTGAAACCTTATAATCTAACAAAAACTACTCGAATCCTTTCTATTATCTCAGGAATTGCCTTATTGGTCGTGCTTTTCCTACCCATTTGGAGAATTGATTTGGAGGCGCCACAATATCCGGAGGGATTGGCCTTATTCATTCATGCCAACGATTTAAAAGGTGATGTAGAAATCATCAATGGACTCAATCATTACATCGGAATGAAGCAATTACATACCGAAGATTTCCTTGAATTCAAAGTTCTTCCATACTGCATAGTATTCTTTTCCATTTTATTCTTGAGTGTCGCCCTATTTAATCGAAAAAGACTCTTCTATCTCGCCTTTAGTCTGTTCGTAGTTTTTGGAGTTGGTGCGATGGTTGATTTTTGGAAATGGGAATATGATTATGGGCATAACCTTTCCCCTGGAGCTCCCATTGTAGTGCCCGGCATGGCATATCAACCTCCATTAATTGGATTTAAGCAGCTTTTAAATTTTGGGGCATACTCCTTCCCTCATATCGGAGGTTACCTCTTTATTGTATCGGGTTTATTGCTTGCGATTGGCGTATATTTGGAATGGACCTTCAAAAACAAATCCAACGCTAAGCCAATTCTATCCATTACATTTCTGGCATTTACCCTTCTTTTCTCCGGTTGTGAAACCAAACCCGAAAAAATTATCATCACTAAAGAAAACTGTGAATACTGCAAAATGACCATCATGGATGCCCGATTCGGTGCAGAACTCATTACACCAGGAGGGAGAATTTACAAATTTGACGATCCCATTTGTTTAAAAAACTACCTAAGTTCCAAAAAAATCGACGCAAACAGCGGATATAAACTATACTTCACAGAATTTGAACCTCCCTACGATTTAATCCCTTCCAACCAATGCTTTTGGGTAGAAAACGACTCCATTGCCGGTCCTATGCAAGGTAAAAAGTTGAATTTTAGATCGGCGGATAAACAAAGCTATTGGATCAAATTATTAAATGGGAAACCAGGACGATGGTAAGCATATGAAACACTTGCATTCCTTGTTTTTACTGACCTTTTTGGTGCTTTCCGTTTCCGTTTTAGGGAAAAAATGGGAAGTTGGTCCGGGTTTACCTCTTCATTCTATTAAAAAGGCCTTAACCTTATCTCAACCTTTCGACACCCTATTTATTCAACCCGGAATTTATAAGGAAGGAAACATTGCTATCCATAAACCGATTTTTATCCTTGGCAAATCCAAACCCATTCTGGATGGAGAAGGAAAATTCGAAATTCTCTCCATTTTCGCTTCAAAGGTCCATATTGAAGGATTATGCGTACGAAATTCCGGTCATTCCAGTGTCAATGATTTTGCAGGCATTAAAATTTACAATCAAAAGCAGGTATGTATACTTAACAATGACTTACAAAACTGCTTTTTTGGTATATATTCCCAAAATTCCAGTCAATGTCAAATTGAAAATAACCACCTACTCTCCGCATCCATTCAAGAACAACAAAGCGGAAATGGTATCCATTGTTGGAAATGTTCTTTGATGAAAATTACAGGAAACACTATTCAAGGACATCGGGATGGAATTTATTTTGAATTTGTTTCCAATTCCTTTATTTGGCATAACCTTTCAACTCAAAACTTAAGGTATGGCTTACACTTTATGTTCTCCAATCAAGACACCTATCTGGGAAATCATTTCCTCAATAACGGTTCCGGAGTTGCTGTCATGTTTTCAAACCATGTAAAAATGTACTACAATGTATTTGAAGAGAACTGGGGTGATGCATCTTATGGTTTATTACTCAAAGAAATTTCGGATGGTGAAATTTTACGGAATGTTTTTATCAAAAACACCAGTGGAATTTTCATGGAAGGAGCGAGTAGATTACTTATTCAGGATAACCGCTTTCAGTCAAACGGCTGGGGAATGAAAATACAGGCCAGTTGCATGGATTTAACTGTATTTCACAATGGATTTTATGGAAACACCTTTGATGTTGGCACCAATGGAACCTTATCATTAAACCGTTTCTACCAAAATTATTGGGATAAATACAAAGGCTACGACCTCAATAAAGATGGTCTCGGCGATTCTCCATTCCGTCCTATAAGTCTATTTAGTGTTGTCATTGAAAACAATCCCCCCTCCCTCCTACTTTTTCGAAGTATGGTAGCCGGATTGATGGATGAATCGGAAAAACTAATTCCTTCCCTCACCCCACTTGATTTATTTGATGATCAACCCTTAATAAAACCATTAAAACCATGATCAGGGTTAGCAATCTTGACAAATCATTTGGAAAGTTAAAAGCCTTAAACAAGGTCCAATTCACTGCCGAAAAGGGCGAATGTATTGCCTTGCTTGGCCCCAATGGATGCGGAAAAACCACCCTAATAAAATGCTTACTTGGTATGGTTATTCCGGACAATGGTACTATTCTCATTAAAGGTGAATCGATTCAAGGAAATTGGGAATACAAAAAACAGATGGGCTATATGCCTCAAATTGGACGATATCCGGAAAACATGACTATTGAACAATTGTTCACCATGGTTACCGACTTGAGAAAATCAAATACCGATTTGGATCTCGAATTGGAAAATGAATTTCAGATAAAAAAAATCCAACACCAATTGCTTGGTCAATTGTCCGGAGGTACCCGTCAAAAAATTAGTGCATGCCTGGCCTTTCTATTTAATCCGGATATTCTTATTCTAGACGAACCTACCGCAGGTTTAGATCCTTTGTCCTCTGAAATCTTGAAAAGTAAAATTCAAAAGGAGGTAAAAAATGGAAAAGTTGTATTAATAACCTCCCACATTCTAAGTGAATTAGACGATTTGGTTTCCCATGTCATGTATATGGAAGAAGGCAAAATACACTTTCAAAAAACCATGGAGGAACTAAAAAAAGATACCGGAACCGACCGCCTGAACAAAGCTATTGCCCACTATTTAAGGAAGCAGTTGATATGAGAAAAATAATCAAATACATACTCATAGATATCCTTAAGAACAAAACCTTGTTGGGATACACCTTCCTGCTTCTCGGCATTAGTTTAACCGTTTTACAGTTGGAAGATTCCACTCAAAAAGGCTTATTAACGTTACTAAATTTGGCTTTATACCTGGTTCCACTAGTAACCCTAACCTTTTCAACCACTTACATCTACAATAGCGCAGAATTTATTGAGGTCCTCGTTAGTCAACCTAACCAAAGAAATACCATCTGGATTGGATTATTTTGGGGACTAAGCTTATCTTTCTCTATTTCTTTCTTTCTTGGAATTGGCATTCCTGTATTGTTCTTCATCCCCTTTTACCTTGGCATTTTATTTATAGGAATAGGGCTTAGTCTTTGCTTCGTATTTGTTTCTCTTGCCATGGTTGTTTCAGTATACACCAAGGATAAAGCCAAAGGTTTAGGCTGGTCATTGCTTGTTTGGATGGGGATGTCAATACTTTTCGATGGACTTCTATTATTTTTAACCTATCAATTATCCGAATATCCGATTGAAAAATACATGGTTGGTTTTGTTATGCTTAACCCCATTGATTTGGCCCGAATAGCTATTATTTTGAAGTTGGATATTTCAGCAATTCTTGGCTATTCAGGTGCCTTATTTCAAAGTTATTTTGGGTCTACTTTTGGAATAGCTTTGTCAGGAATATCTTTGCTTATCTGGATAATTCTTCCCCTTACTCTTTCTATAAGAAAATTTAGAACCAAAGATTTATAACATGAAAAAGGAACTTAGCACCGTAACCGAAATCAAATGGATGGTGGATGAATTTTACGAGTTAGTAAAGAAGGATGAAATTTTGGCTCCCTTTTTTTCAAAAGTCAATTGGGAAAAACACCTGCCTACCATGTATAAGTTTTGGGAAAACACCTTGTTTTATACCGGTAGCTATTCAGGCAATCCCATCCTATCGCATCAGAAACTTCATCAGAAAAACCCTTTACATGAGGAACTTTTTTCCAGGTGGCTTGCCCTCTTTATTCAAAACCTGGAAACTCATTTCGAAGGCGAAAAAATGGAATTGGCTAAGCAAAGAGCCACCAGCATCTCCACCGTCATGATGATTAAAATTCTACCTTTCCCAGGCCAATAGAAAGCCTATCTTCGCACCAAATTAAACGTATGAAAGTTGAGATTTGGAGCGACGTTATGTGTCCATTCTGTTACATTGGTAAACGAAAATTTGAACTTGCCCTGCAAGCCTTTGACCAACCAGACAAGATTGAAATAGAATGGAAAAGCTTTCAGTTAAACCCCAATTTAATAAGCCAACCTGATTCTATTTCCATTCACCAATACTTGGCAGAAGCAAAAGGTTGGCCCCTAGAAAAAGCCATACAACTAAATCAACAGGTTGCCGAAATGGGCAAGGAAGTTGGATTGGATTTTCATTTCGAACTCGTTAAGGTAACCAATACTCTCTTGGCTCACCGGTTCTTGCAATTAGCCAAAAGCCATGAAATAGGCAACCAGGCCAAAGCTGAGCTTTTTCGAGCTCATTTTGTGGAAGGAAAAGCCGTTGACCAGGAAGAAACCCTACTCGAAATTGGCAAAACTATAGGCCTACCAGAAGACTCTATTCGCTTGCTCTTTCATTCCGATAGTTATTTGGATGAGGTAAGAAAAGACCTCTACGAAGCACAACAACTCGGAATTCGGGGTGTGCCCTTTTTTGTATTTGACCATAAATTTGCCGTTTCCGGTGCACAAAGTCCCGAGATTTTTATCCAGGCTTTAAAAAAAATGAAGGCAGAAGCTAGTATCGCATAATTTATATAGCTGATTACAAATTAATTACAGTCGATTTAGGCATTTTTAGCAATACCCCCTTCCCATTGACGTTGTTCTAATAAACCACACGTCATGAGAATCCTTTCCCTTCTAGCTGCACTTATCCTAGGGATAAATGCTTTAGCACAAAAAACAGTCCTGGTTCATAATGTGTATTTTAAACAGGGTCAGGTTGGTTTGGATGAAACCCAAAAACAAATTCTGGAATCCATTGCCCTGAAAATTCAACCGGGGCAATGCATCATGATTTTCCCACTTACGACAGAAGGGAGCACACGAGATA
The sequence above is drawn from the Bacteroidia bacterium genome and encodes:
- the nosD gene encoding nitrous oxide reductase family maturation protein NosD → MKHLHSLFLLTFLVLSVSVLGKKWEVGPGLPLHSIKKALTLSQPFDTLFIQPGIYKEGNIAIHKPIFILGKSKPILDGEGKFEILSIFASKVHIEGLCVRNSGHSSVNDFAGIKIYNQKQVCILNNDLQNCFFGIYSQNSSQCQIENNHLLSASIQEQQSGNGIHCWKCSLMKITGNTIQGHRDGIYFEFVSNSFIWHNLSTQNLRYGLHFMFSNQDTYLGNHFLNNGSGVAVMFSNHVKMYYNVFEENWGDASYGLLLKEISDGEILRNVFIKNTSGIFMEGASRLLIQDNRFQSNGWGMKIQASCMDLTVFHNGFYGNTFDVGTNGTLSLNRFYQNYWDKYKGYDLNKDGLGDSPFRPISLFSVVIENNPPSLLLFRSMVAGLMDESEKLIPSLTPLDLFDDQPLIKPLKP
- a CDS encoding ABC transporter ATP-binding protein, with the translated sequence MIRVSNLDKSFGKLKALNKVQFTAEKGECIALLGPNGCGKTTLIKCLLGMVIPDNGTILIKGESIQGNWEYKKQMGYMPQIGRYPENMTIEQLFTMVTDLRKSNTDLDLELENEFQIKKIQHQLLGQLSGGTRQKISACLAFLFNPDILILDEPTAGLDPLSSEILKSKIQKEVKNGKVVLITSHILSELDDLVSHVMYMEEGKIHFQKTMEELKKDTGTDRLNKAIAHYLRKQLI
- a CDS encoding ABC transporter permease; this encodes MRKIIKYILIDILKNKTLLGYTFLLLGISLTVLQLEDSTQKGLLTLLNLALYLVPLVTLTFSTTYIYNSAEFIEVLVSQPNQRNTIWIGLFWGLSLSFSISFFLGIGIPVLFFIPFYLGILFIGIGLSLCFVFVSLAMVVSVYTKDKAKGLGWSLLVWMGMSILFDGLLLFLTYQLSEYPIEKYMVGFVMLNPIDLARIAIILKLDISAILGYSGALFQSYFGSTFGIALSGISLLIWIILPLTLSIRKFRTKDL
- a CDS encoding group III truncated hemoglobin; the protein is MKKELSTVTEIKWMVDEFYELVKKDEILAPFFSKVNWEKHLPTMYKFWENTLFYTGSYSGNPILSHQKLHQKNPLHEELFSRWLALFIQNLETHFEGEKMELAKQRATSISTVMMIKILPFPGQ
- a CDS encoding DsbA family oxidoreductase, with translation MKVEIWSDVMCPFCYIGKRKFELALQAFDQPDKIEIEWKSFQLNPNLISQPDSISIHQYLAEAKGWPLEKAIQLNQQVAEMGKEVGLDFHFELVKVTNTLLAHRFLQLAKSHEIGNQAKAELFRAHFVEGKAVDQEETLLEIGKTIGLPEDSIRLLFHSDSYLDEVRKDLYEAQQLGIRGVPFFVFDHKFAVSGAQSPEIFIQALKKMKAEASIA